A genome region from Schlesneria paludicola DSM 18645 includes the following:
- a CDS encoding cation diffusion facilitator family transporter, producing the protein MSHHHHHHAPTSGRLSGLLAAGSILNMLYVIVEGAFGLAIGSMSLVADASHNFSDVLGLLLAWGAVRLSQSSATERKTYGMRRSTILSSLLNAILLLVAVGAIGVEAIHKIMTPTPISGMTVIVVALIGMIVNGITAFILAGNHHDLNVRSAFLHMLADTAISFGVVLTGVIYLYTGWTWVDPVVSLLIAVTIAISTWDLLLESVHLALDGVPKEIDSSKVTDYFRSIPGITNFHDLHIWALSSTEAALTVHLVKPDGQLDDALLDRIRHELHDQFHIEHASIQLEACDCHHPCSITTSTADHPPDRAH; encoded by the coding sequence ATGTCACATCATCATCACCATCATGCCCCCACTTCTGGCCGTCTCTCAGGACTACTCGCAGCGGGCTCGATCCTCAACATGTTGTATGTGATTGTTGAAGGTGCGTTCGGGCTCGCCATCGGATCAATGTCGCTCGTCGCGGACGCCAGCCACAATTTCAGCGATGTGTTGGGGTTACTGCTCGCTTGGGGTGCCGTGCGTCTGTCGCAATCATCGGCGACGGAACGGAAGACGTACGGGATGCGGCGGTCGACGATCCTTTCGTCACTGCTCAATGCCATCCTGCTACTCGTTGCCGTCGGCGCGATTGGCGTCGAGGCGATTCACAAGATCATGACGCCGACTCCGATCAGCGGCATGACCGTGATTGTCGTCGCATTGATTGGCATGATCGTCAACGGGATCACCGCCTTCATACTTGCCGGCAACCATCACGATCTGAACGTGCGAAGTGCCTTTCTGCATATGCTCGCCGACACAGCGATCTCTTTTGGGGTGGTCCTGACCGGCGTCATCTACCTCTATACCGGTTGGACGTGGGTCGACCCCGTTGTCAGCCTGCTGATTGCCGTGACGATCGCCATCAGCACTTGGGACCTGCTTCTGGAATCAGTCCATCTCGCCCTGGACGGAGTTCCAAAGGAAATCGATTCCTCGAAAGTGACGGATTATTTCCGTTCCATTCCGGGAATTACCAACTTTCACGATCTTCACATTTGGGCGCTTAGCTCGACAGAAGCGGCATTGACGGTCCATCTCGTTAAACCCGATGGTCAGTTGGACGACGCGCTGCTCGACCGAATCCGGCACGAACTACACGACCAGTTCCACATTGAACATGCCTCCATCCAGCTCGAAGCCTGTGACTGTCACCACCCGTGCAGCATCACGACATCGACCGCTGATCACCCTCCAGATAGAGCCCACTAG
- a CDS encoding efflux RND transporter permease subunit, producing MNALIRFSLHNRLLIVCLSLVTLVLGSITMARLPIDIFPSLTKPRVVVMTECLGLAPEEVETLVTLPMETALNGASGVQTVRSTSGIGLSVIYVEFDWNSNIYVARQIVTERLATVTGSLPAGIKPELAPVSSIMGQIMMVGMYSRDGTTKPMEVRTLADWVVRRRLLTIPGVSQVVTMGGGRKQFQVLVNPESLLAYGVTLEDVETALRESNQNATGGFLEQGSMEFLVRGIGRIRSVDDLASTVVKTTDARSVLLHDVARIVEGPQIKRGDSSVNGHPSVVLTIGKQPNADTRDLTAQIEQALEDLKQSLPADVEIDPTIFQQRRFIDLGIHNVLEALRDGAILVFIILFLFLMNFRTTFITLTAIPLSFVITGLVFHWTGLSINVMTLGGLAVAMGELVDDAIVDIENVFRRLNENARLPNPRPRLEVIYRASIEIRSAIVYGTMLVILVFVPLFALSGIEGRLFVPLGIAYIVSILASLLVSLTVTPVLGSLLLNPETGASGHSSSHDSPLLRLLKRLVTPVIHLSMDRTGLSVILAGVGAAIVGCAILMFNIGSDFLPPFDEGAAQINVVLPPGSSLETSNRVSKMVDRAFARHLQDSEHPQGIVKNFVRRSGRAELDEHAEGVNVTEYIVSLNPSSGKSRQEVLAMFRQELEEIPGVEYEVEQPLAHLISHMLSGVTAQIAIKVFGEDLEVLRKEAQEIKAAIEGIPGLAPPLIEPQTLIPQLRIELDREQLEAYGLRAAQVNEFIETALSGRVTSSILEGQRQFDLVVRLDDEFRTHMETIQRLSLNLPNGGRIPLSAVAKIYEAGGPNMINHERVKRRIIIRANTTDRDLGSVVADIQKTIKAKVELPEGYFVEYGGQFEAQQEATRLIALLSLVSIVGIFLVLYTLFPSTRIVLQIMLALPIAYVGGAIGLWLTKQTLTVASLVGFISLGGIAARNGILLVSHYMHLMREEGEGFTAEMVLRGSLERLAPVLMTALTAGIGLVPLVLGGQQPGKEILYPVATVILGGLITSTICEYVVHPGLFWRLSGTAAKRLANKQHEGHAEEIT from the coding sequence ATGAATGCATTAATCCGCTTTTCGCTGCATAACCGCCTGTTGATCGTCTGCCTGTCGCTTGTGACGCTCGTGCTTGGTTCGATCACAATGGCCAGGCTGCCGATCGATATCTTTCCCAGCCTGACCAAGCCCCGCGTCGTCGTGATGACGGAATGCCTGGGGTTGGCGCCCGAGGAAGTCGAAACACTTGTCACACTTCCGATGGAGACCGCGCTCAACGGTGCGTCAGGCGTACAGACCGTGCGCAGCACTTCGGGAATTGGCCTGTCGGTGATTTATGTCGAATTCGACTGGAATTCCAACATCTACGTCGCTCGGCAAATCGTGACCGAGCGTCTCGCGACGGTCACGGGCAGCCTTCCAGCTGGCATCAAACCTGAACTCGCCCCCGTCAGTTCGATCATGGGCCAGATCATGATGGTCGGAATGTACAGCCGTGACGGGACAACCAAACCGATGGAAGTCCGGACGCTGGCCGACTGGGTGGTTCGTCGACGCCTATTGACCATTCCCGGTGTCTCGCAAGTCGTCACGATGGGGGGTGGACGAAAACAGTTTCAAGTCCTCGTCAATCCGGAATCATTGTTGGCTTACGGTGTAACACTCGAGGACGTGGAAACGGCACTGCGAGAATCCAATCAGAATGCGACAGGCGGATTTCTCGAACAAGGCTCGATGGAGTTCCTGGTCCGAGGCATCGGCCGGATCCGTAGCGTGGATGATCTTGCCAGCACGGTCGTGAAGACCACCGACGCTCGGTCGGTTCTACTACACGATGTCGCTCGAATCGTCGAAGGACCGCAGATCAAACGTGGTGACTCGTCCGTCAACGGGCATCCGTCGGTTGTGCTGACCATCGGCAAGCAACCGAATGCCGACACGCGCGACTTGACGGCACAGATTGAGCAGGCCCTTGAAGACTTGAAACAATCGTTACCTGCCGATGTCGAGATCGACCCTACAATCTTCCAACAGCGGCGATTCATCGACCTGGGGATCCATAATGTGCTCGAGGCCCTGCGCGACGGGGCAATTCTGGTTTTCATCATCCTGTTTTTATTCTTGATGAACTTTCGAACGACGTTCATCACGCTGACCGCAATCCCGCTGTCCTTCGTCATCACAGGTCTTGTGTTCCACTGGACCGGGTTGTCCATCAACGTCATGACCTTGGGCGGACTGGCCGTCGCAATGGGCGAGCTGGTCGACGACGCCATTGTCGACATCGAAAACGTCTTTCGACGACTCAATGAGAATGCACGTCTGCCGAACCCGAGACCCAGACTGGAAGTGATCTATCGTGCCAGCATCGAGATTCGTAGTGCCATTGTGTACGGAACCATGCTCGTCATTCTGGTATTCGTCCCACTGTTTGCACTGTCCGGCATTGAAGGGCGACTGTTTGTTCCGCTTGGAATTGCGTACATCGTCTCGATCCTGGCGTCGCTGCTGGTTTCACTGACGGTGACACCCGTGCTGGGCAGCTTGTTGCTGAACCCCGAAACGGGGGCGTCCGGTCATAGTTCCTCCCATGATAGTCCGCTGCTACGGCTACTCAAACGTCTGGTCACGCCTGTCATTCACCTGAGCATGGATCGCACGGGATTGTCCGTCATTCTCGCCGGGGTCGGCGCGGCAATTGTGGGCTGTGCGATTCTGATGTTCAACATCGGCAGTGACTTTCTGCCGCCCTTTGATGAAGGGGCCGCACAAATCAATGTCGTTTTGCCCCCAGGAAGCTCTCTCGAAACGTCGAACCGCGTCAGCAAGATGGTGGACCGTGCGTTCGCGCGTCACCTGCAAGACTCCGAGCATCCCCAGGGCATCGTCAAGAACTTCGTTCGCCGCAGTGGGCGAGCCGAGTTGGACGAGCATGCGGAAGGGGTCAACGTGACGGAATATATCGTTTCACTGAATCCCTCGAGCGGGAAAAGCCGCCAGGAAGTCCTTGCGATGTTCCGCCAGGAACTCGAAGAAATACCAGGTGTCGAATATGAGGTGGAACAACCGCTGGCCCACTTGATCAGCCATATGCTTTCCGGAGTCACGGCGCAAATTGCCATTAAAGTCTTTGGAGAAGACCTCGAAGTCTTGAGGAAAGAGGCTCAGGAAATCAAGGCCGCCATCGAAGGAATTCCCGGTTTGGCACCACCGCTAATCGAGCCACAAACCCTGATCCCCCAACTGCGGATTGAACTGGATCGAGAGCAACTTGAGGCCTATGGCTTGCGTGCCGCACAGGTCAACGAATTCATCGAAACGGCACTCAGCGGACGCGTCACTTCGTCCATCCTCGAAGGTCAGCGGCAGTTCGACCTGGTGGTGCGACTTGACGATGAATTCCGCACGCACATGGAAACGATTCAGCGATTGTCACTCAATCTACCCAACGGAGGACGAATTCCCTTGTCGGCGGTGGCGAAGATCTACGAGGCAGGGGGCCCCAACATGATCAATCACGAACGCGTCAAACGACGGATCATCATTCGCGCAAATACCACCGACCGCGATCTTGGGAGTGTGGTGGCGGACATTCAAAAAACGATCAAAGCCAAGGTCGAACTTCCAGAAGGTTACTTCGTTGAGTATGGGGGCCAGTTCGAAGCTCAGCAAGAAGCCACACGACTGATCGCACTCCTCAGTCTGGTTTCCATCGTCGGAATTTTTCTGGTCCTCTACACCCTATTCCCATCGACGCGAATCGTTCTGCAGATCATGTTAGCGCTTCCGATCGCTTATGTTGGCGGCGCAATTGGACTGTGGTTGACGAAACAAACGCTCACCGTCGCCAGTCTGGTGGGATTCATTTCGCTGGGTGGAATCGCCGCTCGAAATGGAATCTTGCTTGTCTCGCACTACATGCATCTGATGCGTGAAGAGGGAGAAGGGTTCACGGCGGAAATGGTTCTTCGCGGAAGCCTCGAACGGTTGGCACCGGTGTTGATGACAGCCCTGACGGCGGGTATCGGTCTGGTCCCGCTGGTGCTCGGCGGGCAACAACCGGGCAAAGAGATCCTCTATCCCGTTGCCACGGTCATTCTCGGCGGCTTGATCACCTCCACCATCTGTGAGTACGTCGTTCACCCTGGTCTGTTCTGGCGACTGAGCGGCACAGCCGCGAAGCGTCTCGCGAACAAGCAACACGAGGGCCATGCGGAAGAAATCACTTGA
- a CDS encoding DUF1501 domain-containing protein, which produces MFDRRLIRRRDYLRAGAVSLMGLDLPKWFQLNQAVANESLAAAAARPKAKACIFLFMWGGPAHQDTWDMKPGAPAEYRGEFQPIDTKVPGLQICEHLPLLAQRADQLAVIRSMTHDDVDHTSATHYPLTGRGTPRRGAALAEDWPSIGSVIAKLGHGRGPLPPFVSMMPVVPNGAPRFVESSHGQGAGWLGPTLDPMRIDADGSKPDYHVGDFALRAEIPESRSNQRRHLLESIDQQLHYLEGDVRVMARDSHYERAFSLLSSQGATSAFDLSREPMALRERYGMNVHGQSVLQARRLVEAGVPFVTVFWPNDGLTNVSVYWDTHNRNFIDLKTRLCPVTDQAFSALLDDLKQRGMLDETLIVWTGEMGRTPRVGQGVVGGAGAGRDGRDHWPSCFTSVLAGGGIQGGIVHGSSDRFAAYPASFPTKPQDLAATIYHCLGVNPELQLQDNLGRPLTICDGTPINSILV; this is translated from the coding sequence ATGTTCGATCGCCGCTTGATTCGACGACGTGATTATCTGCGTGCCGGGGCCGTCAGCCTGATGGGGCTTGATCTGCCGAAATGGTTTCAGCTCAATCAGGCGGTGGCGAACGAGTCACTCGCTGCTGCGGCAGCGCGTCCAAAGGCGAAAGCGTGCATTTTTTTGTTCATGTGGGGCGGTCCCGCACATCAGGATACTTGGGACATGAAGCCCGGCGCCCCGGCCGAATACCGGGGAGAATTTCAACCGATCGATACGAAGGTCCCAGGGCTGCAGATTTGTGAGCACCTACCGCTTCTGGCGCAGCGGGCCGATCAGTTGGCGGTCATTCGTTCGATGACGCATGATGATGTCGACCACACCTCAGCCACACACTACCCGCTGACGGGACGTGGAACCCCGCGGCGCGGCGCCGCGCTGGCGGAGGACTGGCCGAGCATCGGATCGGTGATTGCAAAGCTGGGACATGGTCGCGGCCCGCTACCTCCCTTTGTGTCGATGATGCCTGTCGTTCCGAACGGGGCGCCACGATTCGTCGAGTCATCACATGGGCAGGGAGCGGGCTGGCTCGGTCCAACGCTCGATCCCATGCGAATTGACGCCGATGGCAGCAAGCCTGACTACCATGTCGGCGACTTTGCGTTGCGCGCCGAGATTCCTGAATCGCGTTCGAATCAGCGAAGGCATCTGCTTGAGTCGATCGATCAGCAACTGCATTACCTGGAGGGCGATGTTCGGGTCATGGCCCGTGACAGCCACTATGAACGTGCGTTCTCACTGTTGTCATCCCAAGGGGCGACCTCAGCGTTTGATCTCAGTCGCGAACCGATGGCACTTCGCGAACGCTATGGGATGAATGTTCATGGTCAGTCTGTCCTGCAGGCACGTCGACTTGTCGAAGCTGGTGTCCCGTTTGTGACGGTCTTCTGGCCGAACGACGGGCTGACGAATGTCAGCGTCTACTGGGATACCCACAATCGTAATTTCATTGATCTGAAGACGCGGCTTTGCCCTGTCACCGATCAGGCGTTCAGCGCATTGCTGGACGATCTCAAGCAGCGGGGGATGCTCGACGAAACGCTGATTGTCTGGACCGGTGAGATGGGCCGAACCCCACGCGTGGGACAAGGCGTCGTCGGTGGCGCAGGGGCAGGACGTGATGGCCGCGACCATTGGCCAAGCTGCTTTACGTCGGTCCTGGCCGGGGGAGGGATACAGGGCGGCATCGTACATGGCTCAAGTGATCGGTTTGCGGCATACCCCGCCTCGTTTCCTACGAAGCCTCAGGATCTGGCGGCCACAATTTATCATTGCCTGGGCGTGAATCCCGAACTGCAGCTTCAGGACAATCTCGGCAGACCGTTGACAATCTGCGATGGTACGCCGATCAACTCAATTCTGGTGTGA
- a CDS encoding GNAT family N-acetyltransferase — MSDTQYFKRYRMEIQLDSTPAVPVSLPEGYFWSPWNEADLERHAFVKFRSFRDELDSEVFSCLGDYYGCLRLMNEIAHQEAFLAPATWLISWIDQVHTPQDCGTIQGIAVTEQLGSIQNVGVVPEHRSIGLGRALVLKTLEGFRQARLKRAVLEVTANNVSAVDLYRSIGFRVVRTMYRVAPVEESLA; from the coding sequence ATGTCCGACACGCAATACTTTAAGCGTTACCGGATGGAGATCCAACTGGATTCAACTCCGGCCGTCCCTGTGTCATTACCCGAAGGGTACTTCTGGTCACCGTGGAATGAGGCCGATCTTGAGCGTCATGCGTTCGTCAAATTTCGCAGTTTTCGCGACGAACTCGACTCAGAAGTCTTTTCCTGTCTTGGTGACTACTACGGCTGCCTGAGACTGATGAACGAGATCGCCCATCAAGAGGCGTTCCTCGCACCAGCAACCTGGCTGATCAGTTGGATCGATCAGGTTCACACACCACAAGACTGTGGAACCATTCAAGGAATCGCTGTCACCGAACAATTGGGATCGATTCAAAATGTGGGGGTCGTTCCCGAGCATCGCAGTATCGGATTGGGACGCGCCCTGGTCCTGAAAACGCTCGAGGGCTTCCGGCAGGCACGCCTGAAGCGTGCGGTGCTGGAAGTCACGGCCAACAATGTTTCTGCAGTCGATCTTTACCGCAGTATTGGGTTTCGCGTCGTACGAACGATGTATCGTGTCGCCCCGGTCGAAGAATCACTAGCATGA